One window from the genome of Candidatus Melainabacteria bacterium encodes:
- a CDS encoding response regulator: protein MKVLIIDDEEDTRSIASMSLSILGGLEVLEADSGADGISKAAAERPDVILLDMMMPVMDGSETLEALQANAGTKDIPVIFLTAKAMTSEIERLKRMGAIGVLTKPFDPTILANQVKAILEG, encoded by the coding sequence ATGAAAGTTCTCATCATCGACGATGAAGAAGACACCAGATCGATAGCCAGCATGAGTTTGAGCATTCTGGGCGGTCTGGAAGTCCTGGAAGCTGATAGCGGCGCTGACGGTATCTCCAAAGCTGCGGCTGAAAGACCTGATGTCATCTTGCTTGACATGATGATGCCTGTTATGGACGGTTCAGAGACGCTGGAAGCGCTGCAGGCTAATGCCGGCACTAAAGACATTCCGGTCATTTTCTTGACCGCAAAAGCGATGACCAGCGAGATTGAAAGATTAAAACGCATGGGCGCTATCGGCGTGCTCACCAAGCCGTTCGACCCGACCATTCTCGCGAACCAAGTGAAAGCAATTCTCGAGGGCTGA
- a CDS encoding response regulator encodes MKILVIDDEEDTRSIASMCLGLLGGADVIEASSGREGLQKAADEQPDVIILDLLMPEMDGTQTLTNLRKNPATERIPVIFLTVKGRFEEFDNLKQLGALAVLTKPFDPTTLTEQITDILKTIPMPEPRARSND; translated from the coding sequence ATGAAGATTCTCGTGATCGATGATGAAGAGGACACCCGCAGTATCGCCAGTATGTGTCTGGGATTGCTTGGCGGTGCGGATGTGATTGAAGCATCGAGCGGCAGAGAAGGATTGCAGAAGGCCGCCGATGAACAACCTGACGTCATTATTCTCGATTTGCTCATGCCTGAAATGGATGGAACCCAGACCCTGACGAATTTGCGCAAAAATCCAGCTACTGAGCGCATCCCTGTCATATTCCTGACCGTAAAAGGAAGATTCGAAGAGTTCGACAATTTAAAACAATTGGGCGCTCTTGCCGTTTTGACCAAGCCCTTTGACCCAACCACTTTGACCGAGCAAATAACAGATATATTGAAGACTATTCCTATGCCTGAACCACGGGCCAGGTCGAACGATTAG
- a CDS encoding PAS domain S-box protein, translating into MMRLNLKLSHKGLILVAVPLIFEVIFLATLTYLLRQAEIEVQRQVRSKAIISQANTLSKLFYDAGVAMGGYSITKSPLFSDRYDKIVRQIPQDLDELKNLVGDNARQQQILQNLQVITVTGLKILGEAKSAIDDNRVDVAQFRARHMYKEIRSLADRLQDELRGLTEDERKIESEGPEAQNRNRAMVKIYLVIGVLLNFLIAVALALYFSRGISRRLNVLTDNSIRLARAEPLNPPLAGTDEIAHLDGVFHSMAEALNEASRKERAVIENSADVICSIDVDGKFVAVSPACNTIWGYRPDELMGRRFIELVIPEDHQETIRAVRAVRAEKGNTEFENRTRRKDGSIVTVLWSTYWSEAERSMFCVAHDISVRKAVEEATKASEKRIRTIIENMLVGLIIITKDGIIESINPASERMFGFAAEEIVGRHLLCLFNDSKLFSERSQTDTHNFMENLFSRALNRIGELDALKKSGEDFPIEISLSEFETADGYRYLANILDVSERREVERLKKEFVSTVSHELRTPLTSIRGSLTLLSVGALGSLPEQAKKVVSIAERNTIRLITLINDILDIEKLESGKLDMVFDTVQMSNVLDRSAEAVRAFAEQNGIKLEMIHTNASVYADGDRLVQVIVNLVSNAVKFSPKGQTVTVAVSEIPNWVEVKVIDRGRGIPPKYKNLLFQRFQQVEASDARKKGGTGLGLAICKGIIEAHGGTIGVESEEGKGSIFWFKIPPQAGAAGAGGGQGAAAKGAPAQPGSAQPQTLQASASGQPMPMPVAAAKPPLKPEEKMFG; encoded by the coding sequence GTGATGCGATTAAACCTCAAATTATCACATAAAGGACTGATCTTAGTCGCCGTGCCGCTAATTTTCGAAGTCATCTTTTTGGCGACTTTGACATATCTGTTACGCCAGGCTGAAATCGAAGTGCAGCGGCAGGTTCGTTCAAAAGCAATTATTTCGCAGGCTAACACACTGTCCAAGCTGTTCTATGATGCGGGCGTAGCGATGGGTGGTTACTCCATCACTAAGAGCCCACTGTTCAGTGACAGATATGACAAAATCGTGCGGCAGATTCCTCAAGATCTGGATGAGTTGAAAAATCTCGTCGGCGATAACGCAAGGCAGCAGCAGATTTTGCAAAACCTCCAGGTGATCACGGTCACCGGTTTGAAAATCCTCGGTGAAGCTAAATCGGCTATCGACGACAATCGCGTTGACGTGGCTCAATTTCGAGCGCGCCACATGTATAAGGAAATTCGTTCACTTGCAGACCGATTGCAAGACGAACTGCGTGGACTGACTGAAGACGAAAGAAAAATCGAAAGCGAAGGACCTGAAGCGCAGAATCGCAACCGTGCCATGGTTAAGATTTACCTGGTCATCGGTGTCTTGCTCAATTTCTTGATAGCAGTAGCGCTGGCGCTTTACTTCAGTCGAGGCATTAGCCGACGTCTGAATGTGCTAACCGACAACTCAATCAGGTTGGCCCGAGCCGAGCCTCTTAATCCGCCACTAGCCGGTACCGACGAAATCGCCCACCTGGACGGCGTATTCCATAGTATGGCTGAGGCTTTGAATGAAGCCAGCCGAAAAGAACGAGCAGTTATCGAAAACTCGGCAGACGTCATTTGTTCCATTGACGTTGATGGAAAGTTTGTCGCCGTCAGCCCCGCCTGTAATACCATCTGGGGCTACCGTCCTGATGAGTTGATGGGCAGAAGATTCATCGAATTGGTCATTCCTGAAGACCACCAGGAGACTATTCGCGCCGTCCGCGCTGTTCGTGCAGAAAAGGGTAACACTGAGTTCGAAAATCGCACTCGCCGCAAAGACGGTTCAATCGTCACCGTTCTCTGGTCAACGTACTGGTCTGAAGCGGAGCGCTCCATGTTCTGCGTTGCTCACGACATTTCGGTCAGAAAAGCTGTTGAAGAAGCAACCAAGGCTTCTGAAAAGAGAATTCGCACGATCATCGAAAACATGCTGGTTGGTTTGATCATCATCACCAAGGACGGTATCATCGAGTCGATCAATCCGGCCAGTGAACGAATGTTCGGTTTCGCTGCTGAAGAAATCGTCGGGCGCCATCTGCTCTGTCTTTTCAACGACTCTAAGTTGTTCAGCGAGCGCAGTCAGACCGATACTCATAATTTCATGGAAAACCTCTTCTCCCGAGCGCTAAACAGAATCGGAGAATTGGATGCCTTGAAGAAGAGCGGTGAAGATTTCCCCATTGAGATTTCATTGAGTGAATTTGAAACTGCCGACGGTTACAGATATCTGGCAAACATTCTGGATGTGTCGGAACGCCGCGAAGTCGAACGCTTGAAGAAGGAGTTCGTCTCCACAGTCAGCCACGAACTGCGTACTCCGCTCACTTCCATCCGCGGTTCGCTCACCCTCTTGTCGGTCGGCGCGCTGGGCAGCTTGCCTGAACAAGCCAAGAAAGTAGTATCGATAGCAGAGCGCAACACGATTCGTTTGATTACGTTGATCAACGACATTCTCGACATAGAGAAGTTGGAATCTGGAAAGTTGGACATGGTCTTCGATACGGTTCAGATGAGCAATGTGCTCGATCGATCAGCGGAAGCGGTTCGCGCTTTTGCCGAACAAAACGGTATCAAGCTAGAGATGATTCATACCAATGCCAGTGTTTATGCAGATGGCGATCGTCTGGTGCAGGTAATCGTCAATCTCGTCTCCAACGCCGTCAAGTTCTCGCCCAAGGGGCAGACAGTGACTGTGGCAGTTTCCGAAATTCCAAACTGGGTGGAAGTGAAAGTGATCGACAGAGGTCGAGGTATTCCGCCGAAATACAAGAATCTGCTTTTCCAACGATTCCAGCAAGTCGAGGCTTCCGACGCTCGCAAGAAGGGTGGTACGGGGCTTGGTTTGGCAATTTGTAAGGGCATCATCGAAGCGCATGGTGGCACCATCGGCGTTGAGAGTGAGGAAGGTAAGGGCAGTATTTTCTGGTTCAAGATACCACCGCAGGCAGGTGCAGCAGGAGCGGGCGGCGGTCAAGGTGCCGCGGCCAAAGGAGCACCGGCTCAGCCGGGTAGCGCTCAGCCTCAGACTTTGCAAGCGTCAGCTTCTGGTCAACCTATGCCGATGCCCGTCGCAGCCGCGAAACCGCCTCTCAAACCGGAAGAAAAAATGTTCGGATAA